In Garra rufa chromosome 15, GarRuf1.0, whole genome shotgun sequence, a single genomic region encodes these proteins:
- the susd3 gene encoding sushi domain-containing protein 3, with translation MAFISASESVMGDWNSVLNQTGQCVPLLSPVVGTLKLVSGDGTSVGTVMSLQCPSRHRAVSGSQMSCVSSSNKTHWSGGTPECKPLSRLEDGGFRLALLVSFISSAIILVMSIIFITSCLVRHVKQEERRKMERARKTGASEFWQQIDVEGVELQREVLHSQKTTNSNNNNNTSGERQHTDKHIYSHADLHTACRCFQQGKPCPQSVCSSQFSLILTPAADYLRNTHTGPCVIPVPHDRHFCRTLQDPVWDGQHLLSPHRAPVQMMSI, from the exons ATGGCTTTCATCAGTGCATCTGAATCAGTGATGGGGGACTGGAACAGCGTTCTCAACCAGACAG GTCAGTGTGTTCCGCTGCTGTCTCCTGTGGTGGGGACTCTGAAGCTGGTGTCCGGTGATGGGACGAGCGTGGGTACCGTGATGAGCCTCCAGTGCCCCTCCAGACACCGCGCGGTCAGCGGCAGTCAGATGTCCTGCGTGTCCAGCAGTAATAAGACACACTGGAGCGGCGGCACACCGGAGTGTAAAC CTTTGTCTCGGTTGGAGGATGGCGGCTTTCGTTTAGCTCTTCTTGTGTCCTTCATCAGCTCAGCCATCATTCTCGTCATGAGCATCATCTTCATCACTTCCTGTCTGGTGAGACACGTGAAACAAGAGGAGAGGAGAAAGATGGAGAG GGCCAGAAAAACTGGAGCATCTGAGTTTTGGCAACAAATAGACGTTGAGGGTGTGGAGCTGCAGAGAGAGGTGTTACACAGCCAGAAAACcacaaacagcaacaacaacaataacaccaGCGGAGAGAGACAACACACAGACAAGCACATCTACAGCCACGCTGACCTACACACTGCCTGCAG GTGTTTTCAGCAAGGAAAGCCTTGTCCTCAGAGCGTCTGTTCTTCTCAGTTCTCTCTGATACTCACTCCAGCCGCTGACTACCTCAGAAACACACACACGGGCCCCTGTGTGATCCCTGTCCCTCATGACAGACACTTCTGCAGGACGCTTCAGGACCCCGTCTGGGACGGACAGCACCTGTTGAGTCCGCATCGAGCACCTGTCCAGATGATGTCTATATGA